Proteins encoded together in one Vanessa tameamea isolate UH-Manoa-2023 chromosome 30, ilVanTame1 primary haplotype, whole genome shotgun sequence window:
- the LOC135194480 gene encoding uncharacterized protein LOC135194480, translating to MIPEYFDNIPPYIPPRVNLESGQNPKRNINLPPTVKPVVFKENISQKPNMSFTIDMGKKPVSKVFNRLFPTACDTSKEPPKLPPRNFHLNLNEKPQPKTPKPNARSIFKNYKSCPVSPVSEECKWADKVAQNQNNNQMTDKPRENKVDSRKRNSLSFFVGLENKIKDSRNIVDTIKSDTEKMIAEITKKYGDLDEFEPNAQNDLDLQPTKEIEERDDGNFSSDSLEDCSLSQDVSCKNKLYSKKICKKHNKTNGMPRRAVSNYEIYGGTYDKPTVPVKPLCVSQKSSTLPRNMPSNTPLDDIIDEDMNPNYSMYRCQSVLTKRCVTRSNESVLSDHSNCSSVSNEIFLKYGNEVAFQQAKFTDSRYNLNDSQNCSFENINEPDMRYLENHRHSSASFFLNQKKYMKTSCSQESVLSDEFIDNDNHLSRTNCNSLESVLSDDSECTKSAPLEMLFEGTKTIRSKNNPIGVPNSQSCYEFDNSSKSYGSSPNNVPHLSGYMYNNYFAEGSSPRIDFKDQVPLVISPKPPIHKVYGFEVPAAEFSGHKTVTRSKSLYDSASKQPPPAKNIAYYFDGSNIQQYNKDKKNMDEIPRLNQGDYMAHTSKSLQPKFADKHKYKSQMEGCDQSTMVKSKSCSFEVVLEPASKPNPLKNLMEKRNSHVKKNLEKFEDQIRKNTQSKVNKNQLNKEKANVTKYNNATKSLERDSGQKNNNVKITMEFVPHKPPKPIKRTSSIKLNNRLKAGLDKSALSSSISSQYKAKLDGLHNKNFISNKKQEDKNSNLEEPPDNSEKTFDVFVKEKDVNENRSEIQLDSLEVYAMQRIERMKHVSVDSLDVIEDSHDFAKDSLDYYAEQENKCYSKSLKDQKNFKFAKNDLDMPCHSRQNIESKENIAPEESDEVKKFKYIERKLEIINKLVEMEERKILQEKILKEWRMRPLKANINDGKGVVKVLSRKFEKLATKQTTVPNFASLTLEEVDTDTDNSDQKEIKRNLSLPDILDTDQIGLTVEGVDVSNEAGNENIEEQELPEPKTQLNNTFQNILKPPKSLPQRVYNEMVIPKTDVHLDSENYESSTTSSSCTNSPKRMTFYGFNRPKTPFRRIIRVPAPRLYMDNQYIASSSRIRPVLNSGNGVRGLVRKLPIGHAPVLPSKFYPITGWIRMNFMSCRSLLFALRF from the coding sequence ATGATACCTGAATATTTCGACAATATACCTCCGTACATACCCCCTCGAGTCAACTTAGAATCTGGACAGAATCCCAAGAGAAATATAAATCTACCGCCAACAGTGAAACCGGTTGTATTCAAGGAAAATATATCCCAAAAACCGAATATGTCGTTCACAATAGATATGGGTAAGAAGCCCGTGTCGAAAGTTTTTAATCGTCTGTTTCCGACCGCGTGCGACACAAGTAAAGAACCGCCCAAGTTACCGCCACGTAATTTCCATTTAAATCTCAATGAGAAACCGCAACCAAAAACGCCCAAACCGAATGCGAGAAGTATATTCAAGAATTATAAATCCTGTCCCGTTTCTCCTGTATCCGAAGAGTGCAAATGGGCAGACAAAGTCGCTCAGAATCAGAATAATAACCAAATGACTGATAAACCGAGAGAAAACAAAGTCGATTCTAGAAAAAGAAACTCGCTTAGCTTCTTTGTTGGCTTAGAAAATAAGATCAAAGATAGTAGGAATATCGTTGATACTATCAAAAGTGATACGGAAAAAATGATCGCTGAGATAACAAAAAAGTACGGGGATTTAGATGAATTCGAACCGAATGCGCAAAATGATTTAGATCTGCAACCGACTAAAGAAATAGAAGAGAGAGACGACGGTAACTTTTCATCTGATTCGTTAGAAGATTGTAGTTTAAGTCAGGATGTTAGTTGCAAAAATAAGCTTTATTCTAAGAAAATATGCAAGAAGCACAATAAAACGAATGGCATGCCACGTAGAGCAGTTTCGAACTATGAAATATATGGCGGAACCTATGACAAGCCGACGGTTCCTGTAAAACCACTGTGTGTCTCGCAAAAGAGTTCGACATTGCCGCGAAATATGCCATCAAATACCCCATTAGATGATATCATAGATGAAGACATGAATCCTAACTACTCCATGTATAGATGTCAAAGTGTTTTAACGAAACGATGCGTTACGCGATCAAATGAATCCGTGCTGAGTGATCACTCTAATTGTTCTAGTGTATCAAacgaaatattcttaaaatacgGCAACGAAGTTGCTTTCCAACAAGCTAAATTCACAGATAGTCGGTATAATTTAAACGATTCGCAGAATTGTTCATTCGAAAATATCAACGAACCGGATATGAGATATTTAGAAAACCATAGACACAGCAGCGCAAGTTTCTTCTTAAATCAGAAGAAGTATATGAAAACGAGTTGCAGTCAAGAATCTGTCTTGTCAGACGAATTTATCGATAATGATAATCATTTGTCGAGAACTAATTGTAATTCATTGGAAAGTGTTTTGTCTGATGACTCTGAGTGTACAAAAAGTGCTCCTTTAGAAATGTTGTTCGAAGGAACTAAAACTATACGTTCTAAAAACAATCCTATAGGAGTACCCAACAGCCAGAGCTGTTACGAATTCGATAATTCATCGAAGAGCTACGGCTCGAGTCCAAATAATGTACCTCATTTAAGTGGTTATATGTACAACAATTATTTTGCTGAAGGTTCTAGTCCCAGAATAGATTTTAAAGACCAAGTACCACTCGTCATTAGTCCGAAACCTCCAATTCATAAGGTTTATGGATTCGAAGTTCCAGCAGCAGAATTTTCTGGACACAAAACTGTTACAAGATCTAAAAGTTTATACGACTCCGCATCAAAACAACCACCACCAGCAAAAAATATCGCGTATTATTTTGACGGAAgtaatatacaacaatataacAAGGATAAGAAAAATATGGATGAAATACCAAGGTTAAATCAAGGAGACTATATGGCACATACAAGTAAATCCCTCCAACCAAAATTTGCAGACAAACATAAGTATAAAAGTCAAATGGAAGGTTGTGATCAAAGCACGATGGTTAAATCGAAAAGTTGTAGCTTCGAAGTAGTATTAGAACCAGCATCTAAACCAAATCCCTTGAAAAATCTAATGGAGAAACGAAATTCACACGTAAAGAAAAATCTAGAGAAATTTGAAGACCAAATAAGGAAAAATACTCAaagtaaagttaataaaaatcaactaaACAAAGAGAAagcaaatgttacaaaatataacaacgCGACGAAAAGCCTTGAAAGGGATTCCGGACAGAAAAATAACAACGTTAAAATAACAATGGAATTCGTGCCCCATAAACCCCCTAAACCTATTAAACGAACATCATCTATCAAGCTTAACAATCGGTTAAAAGCTGGTTTAGATAAATCAGCCCTCAGTTCTTCCATATCCTCACAATACAAAGCTAAATTAGATGGCttgcataataaaaatttcatttctaACAAAAAACAAGAagacaaaaattcaaatttggaagAACCGCCAGATAATTCCGAGAAAACATTTGACGTTTTCGTCAAAGAAAAAGACGTTAATGAAAACAGATCCGAAATTCAATTAGACAGTCTTGAAGTCTATGCAATGCAAAGAATCGAAAGGATGAAACATGTAAGCGTGGACTCTCTAGATGTTATCGAAGATAGCCATGACTTTGCGAAGGATTCTCTAGACTATTACGCAGAACAAGAAAATAAATGCTATAGTAAGTCACTTAAAGAtcaaaagaattttaaattcgCCAAAAACGATTTAGATATGCCTTGCCACAGCCGTCAGAATATCGAATCCAAAGAAAATATTGCACCGGAAGAGAGTGATGaagttaaaaagtttaaatacattGAGCGAAAgttagaaataattaacaaactAGTCGAAATGGAAGAACGGAAAATATTGCAAGAGAAAATACTTAAAGAATGGCGCATGAGACCTTTGAAAGCTAATATCAACGACGGTAAAGGTGTAGTCAAAGTTTTATCgagaaaatttgaaaaattagcTACAAAACAAACCACTGTTCCTAATTTTGCATCGTTGACACTAGAGGAAGTGGACACTGACACCGATAATTCCGATCAGAAAGAGATAAAACGGAATTTGAGTCTTCCGGACATACTCGATACCGATCAAATCGGCTTGACGGTAGAAGGTGTTGATGTGTCCAACGAAGCCGGTAATGAGAACATAGAAGAACAAGAATTACCTGAACCGAAGACTCAACTGAATAAcacatttcaaaacattttaaaaccacCGAAATCACTTCCACAAAGGGTATACAACGAAATGGTTATACCGAAAACAGACGTACATTTAGACAGTGAGAATTATGAATCGTCAACCACAAGCTCGAGCTGTACCAATTCACCCAAGCGAATGACCTTTTACGGTTTCAATAGACCAAAAACTCCATTTAGAAGAATAATTCGTGTCCCGGCACCAAGGCTGTACATGGATAACCAATACATTGCGTCTTCGAGTAGAATTCGGCCGGTTTTAAATTCAGGGAATGGCGTAAGGGGCTTGGTTCGGAAGCTGCCCATAGGTCATGCTCCAGTGCTACCGTCGAAATTTTACCCTATAACAGGTTGGATTCGCATGAACTTTATGTCGTGTCGGTCCCTTTTATTTGCGCTTCGTTTCTAG